Proteins encoded together in one Immundisolibacter sp. window:
- a CDS encoding NAD(P)-dependent oxidoreductase produces the protein MQLGYVGLGTMGLPMALNLLRAGFALQVISRSRPPLDQAIAAGAVEAPGYAELAAQSDVVHTCLPMPADVEAVYLGSNGLVANARPGTVLIDHSTVGPGTCRKIDAAARNRGVHFLDAPVSGGPAGAQAATLGIMVGGEPAVFERMLGVLQILGKTVVRLGPSGSGAVAKLVNNLLVGVHQRALIEMLLVGQRAGVDLDALVQVLLGSSGRSAVLEMMYPRLKARDLQPRFRSDLFHKDLSLALEMAADCGVHSLTGEAALEAMQATMAAGLGGRDSLAMLLPLEQGAGMRLFEPDP, from the coding sequence ATGCAACTCGGATACGTTGGGCTCGGCACCATGGGGCTGCCGATGGCGCTTAATCTGCTGCGGGCGGGGTTTGCTCTTCAGGTGATCAGCCGCAGCCGGCCGCCGCTCGATCAGGCTATCGCCGCGGGGGCGGTCGAGGCGCCCGGGTATGCGGAACTCGCGGCGCAGTCGGACGTCGTGCATACCTGCTTGCCCATGCCGGCGGATGTGGAGGCCGTGTACCTTGGCAGCAACGGCCTGGTAGCCAATGCACGGCCTGGTACGGTGCTGATCGACCACAGCACGGTGGGGCCGGGAACCTGTCGCAAAATTGACGCCGCGGCGCGTAATCGCGGAGTGCATTTTCTGGATGCGCCGGTGTCCGGCGGCCCGGCGGGCGCGCAGGCGGCGACGCTCGGCATCATGGTCGGCGGTGAGCCGGCGGTGTTCGAGCGCATGCTCGGGGTGCTGCAAATCCTGGGCAAGACGGTGGTGCGTCTTGGGCCCAGCGGCAGTGGTGCGGTGGCCAAACTGGTCAATAACCTGTTGGTGGGCGTGCACCAGCGGGCGCTGATCGAGATGCTGCTGGTGGGCCAGCGCGCAGGCGTCGACCTGGATGCCCTGGTGCAGGTGCTGCTCGGCAGCAGTGGCCGCAGCGCCGTGTTGGAGATGATGTACCCGCGTCTTAAAGCCCGTGACTTGCAGCCGCGTTTTCGCAGCGACCTGTTTCACAAGGACCTGAGCCTGGCGCTGGAAATGGCCGCAGACTGCGGCGTGCACAGCCTGACCGGCGAGGCGGCGCTGGAGGCAATGCAGGCCACCATGGCCGCTGGGCTCGGTGGCCGGGACAGTTTGGCGATGCTGTTGCCATTGGAGCAGGGTGCCGGTATGCGGCTGTTTGAACCGGACCCTTGA
- a CDS encoding diacylglycerol kinase, with protein MGLRRIWRAARYSAQGLRAAFRGEAAFRQELLIALVAAPLGLWLGRSAAERALLLGSLLLTLIVELLNSALEAAIDRIGVERHELSGRAKDMGSAAVFVALILTATVWLLIAAGRLFGV; from the coding sequence ATGGGTTTGCGGCGAATCTGGCGCGCTGCGCGTTATTCCGCGCAGGGGCTGCGCGCGGCCTTCCGTGGCGAGGCCGCATTTCGCCAGGAGTTGTTGATCGCCCTGGTGGCGGCGCCGCTCGGGCTATGGCTGGGGCGCTCAGCAGCGGAACGGGCCTTGCTGTTGGGCAGCCTGTTGCTGACGCTGATTGTCGAGCTGCTCAATTCGGCGCTGGAGGCAGCCATCGATCGCATTGGCGTGGAGCGCCATGAGTTGTCTGGCCGTGCCAAGGACATGGGCTCGGCCGCGGTCTTTGTGGCCTTGATATTGACCGCCACGGTGTGGTTGCTGATCGCCGCGGGACGCCTGTTCGGCGTGTAA
- the bphC gene encoding biphenyl-2,3-diol 1,2-dioxygenase, producing MAKVTEFGYLGIGVKDGDAWREFASQVVGMEVLDEGDGDRFYLRMDGHHHRIVVNLHGDDDMDFIGWRVAGPEEFDEMKRQLDAAGVDYKHADGEERKERMVLDLLKFKDPGGNPTEIYHGPRVETFMPFHPGRRMYGRFQTGAGGVGHCILRQDDLDKAYRFYTDVFGMRGSVEYNLKIPGTDWVAAPVFMHCNERDHSVAFLGAPMEKRINHLMIEVESMDDVGYTYDIVRKRKIPVAIQLGKHSNDQMMSFYMGNPSGWLWEYGSGARKSIHQSEYYVADMWGHGTEATGFGMDLDMQA from the coding sequence ATGGCGAAGGTAACGGAATTTGGCTATCTGGGCATTGGCGTCAAGGACGGCGACGCGTGGCGCGAGTTCGCCAGTCAGGTGGTTGGCATGGAAGTGTTGGACGAAGGCGACGGCGATCGCTTTTATCTGCGCATGGACGGCCACCATCACCGCATAGTCGTGAACCTGCACGGTGACGACGACATGGATTTTATCGGCTGGCGCGTGGCCGGACCGGAAGAGTTCGACGAGATGAAGCGTCAGCTTGATGCCGCGGGCGTGGACTACAAGCATGCCGACGGCGAGGAACGCAAGGAACGGATGGTGCTTGATTTGCTCAAGTTCAAGGACCCGGGCGGCAACCCGACCGAGATCTACCACGGCCCACGGGTCGAGACCTTCATGCCGTTTCATCCGGGTCGGCGCATGTATGGGCGTTTCCAGACCGGGGCCGGTGGCGTGGGTCACTGCATCCTGCGCCAGGATGACCTGGACAAGGCCTACCGCTTCTACACCGATGTATTCGGCATGCGCGGTTCGGTGGAATACAACCTGAAGATTCCGGGCACCGATTGGGTCGCCGCGCCGGTATTCATGCACTGCAATGAGCGCGATCACTCGGTAGCTTTCCTGGGTGCGCCGATGGAAAAGCGCATCAACCACCTGATGATCGAGGTGGAGAGCATGGACGACGTGGGTTACACCTACGACATTGTGCGCAAGCGCAAGATTCCGGTCGCGATCCAGCTGGGCAAACACAGCAACGACCAGATGATGTCGTTCTACATGGGTAACCCGTCGGGCTGGCTGTGGGAATATGGGTCCGGTGCCCGAAAGTCTATCCACCAGTCCGAATACTACGTGGCAGACATGTGGGGGCACGGGACCGAAGCTACCGGCTTTGGCATGGATCTGGATATGCAGGCCTGA
- a CDS encoding SemiSWEET transporter, which translates to MTTAIGLLAALLTTAAFLPQVLHTLATRDTRGLSLRMYTIFVAGVALWLVYGLLTRDLPLVLANSVTLVLAGAILYLKLRHG; encoded by the coding sequence ATGACAACTGCCATTGGCCTGTTGGCGGCGCTGCTGACCACCGCAGCTTTTCTGCCGCAGGTGCTGCACACCCTCGCTACCCGCGACACCCGCGGCCTGTCGCTGCGTATGTATACGATCTTCGTAGCGGGCGTGGCGCTATGGCTGGTCTACGGTCTGTTGACGCGCGACCTGCCTCTGGTCCTTGCCAACTCGGTGACCCTGGTGTTGGCAGGCGCCATCTTGTA